In Streptomyces sp. SN-593, a single genomic region encodes these proteins:
- a CDS encoding UPF0182 family protein → MPERDADGGASAPRFTVGRPSRTVRALLVAVAVLAVLMVAFVLFAGFWTNLLWYRSVHYSSVFGTVLGTKVALFLAFGLLMALAVGANILLAYRLRPLPGAMSAEQQNLDRYRTGIAPYRKWVLLAVSTVVGLVAGGSASGHWRSWLLFMNATPFHARDPQFHKDVSFYTFDLPWYRFLLAFCFAVVLVSLVAAVLVHYLYGGLRITSPGARAGAAATGHLSVLLGLFVSLKAVAYWLDRYSLAVKSGGIKATDDWTGLRYVDANAYLPAKTILTFIAVICALLFFATLWRRTWTLPTIGFGLMVLSAVLIGGLYPAIVQKFQVQPNEAVKEAPYLQRNIDATRAAYGIDDTVESDYKGTSKASGATLRADAGSAASIRVLDPNVVSPTFQQTQQSGSYYSFPSTLDVDRYTVDGKEQDTVVGVRELNEKGIPEKNWINDHFKYTHGYGVVAAKGTTVTGNGSATGGVGAASDSDHAGQPVYTEQGLPTAGAFGPYTQQIYFGEQTTQYSIVGGPTKELDYAAKKHEVTTTYRGKGGVGLDNPVTRAAYAVAFGEPKILYSGAIGHGSQILYKRTPKQRVEAVAPWLTIDGDPYPAVVGTHVVWIVDAYTTTDDYPYSSRTTLGHTTADSTTDDQRSVVARQNQVNYIRNSVKATVDAYTGAVTLYQWDTKDPVLKTWMKAFPHTVQPKSAIPAALMAHLRYPEDLFKVQRQMLTQYHVTNAAQFYTGSQVWQVSADPDSKSGKAVPPYYLSLKMPGQSTQRFSLTSTFTPSRRGTLAAFVAVDSDATSPDYGKIRLLETPTDDPVDGPKLVQSKFNSDAAYAQQISRLRGKDSTIEYGNLLTLPLDGGLLYVEPVYLRGANVDYPLLKKVFVSFNGRNAFDDTLDEALDAVFGSGGGTSTNPTVPTAPTNPGGPTTTPPGGSADPRVEAALTKAQKAYDDARSAMRKGDWTAYGEAQKRLGKALKEAERAEKAAKAAKTVNRPEAAATPSKAG, encoded by the coding sequence ATGCCGGAACGCGACGCGGACGGAGGGGCGTCCGCACCTCGCTTCACCGTGGGCCGCCCGTCGCGGACGGTCCGCGCGCTGCTCGTCGCCGTGGCCGTACTGGCCGTGCTGATGGTCGCGTTCGTGCTGTTCGCCGGCTTCTGGACGAACCTGCTGTGGTACCGGTCGGTGCACTACTCCTCGGTGTTCGGCACCGTGCTGGGCACCAAGGTCGCCCTGTTCCTCGCCTTCGGGCTGCTGATGGCGCTGGCCGTCGGGGCGAACATCCTCCTGGCCTACCGGCTGCGCCCGCTGCCGGGCGCCATGTCGGCCGAGCAGCAGAACCTCGACCGGTACCGCACGGGCATCGCCCCGTACCGGAAGTGGGTGCTGCTCGCGGTCAGCACGGTGGTCGGGCTGGTCGCCGGCGGATCGGCCTCCGGGCACTGGCGGTCGTGGCTGCTGTTCATGAACGCGACGCCGTTCCACGCCAGGGACCCGCAGTTCCACAAGGACGTCTCCTTCTACACCTTCGACCTGCCCTGGTACCGCTTCCTGCTGGCCTTCTGCTTCGCGGTCGTGCTGGTGTCCCTGGTTGCCGCGGTGCTGGTGCACTACCTGTACGGCGGGCTGCGGATCACCTCCCCGGGCGCGCGGGCCGGAGCGGCGGCCACCGGCCACCTCTCGGTGCTGCTGGGCCTGTTCGTCTCCCTGAAGGCGGTCGCCTACTGGCTGGACCGCTACTCCCTCGCCGTGAAGTCCGGCGGCATCAAGGCCACCGACGACTGGACCGGACTGCGCTACGTCGACGCCAACGCCTACCTGCCGGCCAAGACCATCCTGACGTTCATCGCGGTGATCTGCGCGCTGCTCTTCTTCGCCACGCTGTGGCGGCGCACCTGGACGCTGCCGACCATCGGATTCGGCCTGATGGTGCTGTCCGCGGTCCTGATCGGCGGCCTGTACCCGGCGATCGTGCAGAAGTTCCAGGTCCAGCCGAACGAGGCGGTCAAGGAGGCGCCGTACCTCCAGCGCAACATCGACGCCACCCGCGCCGCGTACGGCATCGACGACACGGTCGAGTCCGACTACAAGGGCACCAGCAAGGCGTCGGGCGCCACGCTGCGCGCCGACGCGGGCAGCGCCGCCTCCATCCGCGTGCTGGACCCCAACGTGGTCTCACCGACCTTCCAGCAGACCCAGCAGTCGGGGAGTTACTACTCCTTCCCCTCCACCCTGGACGTCGACCGGTACACGGTGGACGGCAAGGAGCAGGACACCGTGGTCGGTGTCCGGGAGCTGAACGAGAAGGGCATCCCGGAGAAGAACTGGATCAACGACCACTTCAAGTACACCCACGGCTACGGCGTGGTAGCGGCCAAGGGCACCACCGTGACCGGCAACGGGAGCGCGACCGGGGGCGTCGGCGCCGCGAGCGACTCCGACCACGCCGGGCAGCCGGTCTACACCGAGCAGGGACTGCCCACCGCCGGCGCCTTCGGCCCGTACACGCAGCAGATCTACTTCGGTGAGCAGACCACGCAGTACTCCATCGTCGGCGGCCCCACCAAGGAACTGGACTACGCCGCGAAGAAGCACGAGGTGACCACCACCTACCGGGGCAAGGGCGGGGTCGGTCTGGACAACCCGGTCACCAGGGCGGCGTACGCGGTGGCCTTCGGCGAGCCGAAGATCCTCTACTCGGGCGCGATCGGGCACGGTTCGCAGATCCTGTACAAGCGCACCCCCAAGCAGCGCGTCGAGGCGGTCGCGCCCTGGCTGACCATCGACGGCGACCCGTACCCGGCCGTGGTCGGCACGCACGTGGTCTGGATCGTCGACGCCTACACGACGACCGACGACTACCCGTACTCCTCGCGCACGACGCTGGGCCACACCACCGCCGACTCCACCACCGACGACCAGCGGTCCGTGGTGGCGCGCCAGAACCAGGTCAACTACATCCGCAACTCGGTGAAGGCCACGGTGGACGCCTACACCGGCGCCGTGACGCTCTACCAGTGGGACACCAAGGACCCGGTGCTCAAGACCTGGATGAAGGCGTTCCCGCACACGGTGCAGCCCAAGAGCGCGATTCCGGCGGCGCTCATGGCGCATCTGCGCTATCCCGAGGACCTGTTCAAGGTGCAGCGGCAGATGCTGACGCAGTACCACGTCACCAACGCCGCGCAGTTCTACACCGGCAGCCAGGTCTGGCAGGTGTCCGCCGACCCCGACTCCAAGTCGGGCAAGGCGGTGCCGCCGTACTACCTGAGCCTGAAGATGCCCGGCCAGAGCACGCAGAGGTTCTCGCTCACCTCCACCTTCACGCCCAGCAGACGCGGCACCCTCGCGGCGTTCGTCGCGGTGGACTCCGACGCCACCAGCCCCGACTACGGGAAGATACGGCTGCTGGAGACACCGACCGACGACCCCGTGGACGGACCGAAGCTGGTGCAGAGCAAGTTCAACTCCGACGCCGCCTACGCCCAGCAGATCTCCCGGCTGCGCGGCAAGGACTCCACCATCGAGTACGGCAACCTGCTCACCCTGCCGCTGGACGGCGGGCTGCTGTACGTGGAGCCGGTCTACCTGCGCGGCGCGAACGTCGACTACCCGCTGCTGAAGAAGGTGTTCGTCAGCTTCAACGGGCGCAATGCCTTCGACGACACCCTGGACGAGGCGCTGGACGCGGTGTTCGGCAGCGGCGGCGGCACCTCGACGAACCCCACGGTCCCGACGGCCCCCACGAACCCGGGGGGGCCGACCACGACGCCGCCCGGCGGCTCCGCCGACCCCCGGGTCGAGGCCGCGCTGACGAAGGCCCAGAAAGCCTACGACGACGCCCGGTCCGCCATGAGGAAGGGCGACTGGACGGCGTACGGCGAGGCCCAGAAGCGCCTGGGCAAGGCGCTCAAGGAGGCCGAGCGGGCCGAGAAGGCGGCGAAGGCGGCGAAGACCGTCAACCGCCCCGAGGCCGCCGCCACGCCTTCGAAGGCGGGCTGA
- a CDS encoding tetratricopeptide repeat protein yields the protein MGLMGDGAGLLNTRQNREEREPTGGKAMTVAGLLPAPRSGEPVGPGAPDAGRPAVPPLLTELPDEDTLAMREEAEIEARHRAAADAGDPRAMSALGTLLLRRGDLDAAEPYLRGAVQDGERAAANNLALLLHQRGHAEEAAGWWRIAAVAGSAPAAHALGRHLRERGDEPGADYWLRQAAEAGHALGAYALADLLDHQRDVAAERWFRVAAEQGHREAAYRLARICAVRGQEREAEQWYRQAAAKRHRRAALRLGTLLEERGELKEAEHWYLTAARDGEPRAACALGFLLRDAGDVDQAATWWRRAAQAGEGNAANALGALHAQEGETQTAERWYRTAMEAGDVNGAYNLGLLCAGNGRAAQAEQWYRKAAYAGHREAANAVAVLLLQRGDAAGAEPWFSKAAEAGSIDAAFNLGILHASRGEDATARRWYERAAAAGHAEAALQVAIALQREGDQHAAERHLRCAAGGGSAEAAFRLGALLDAREEGRAECAEEAAEWHERAARQGHRRAQVRLGMGAAKRGDVVGAAHWYRLAAEAGSRNGAFNLGLLLAREGSEPEAALWWSRAAEAGHGRAALRMALLSARRGDLPAAQSWCARAIDCGPPEVAERAARLTAAVSHELTA from the coding sequence ATGGGGCTTATGGGGGACGGTGCAGGACTGCTGAACACTCGTCAGAACCGCGAGGAGCGGGAGCCGACAGGCGGCAAGGCCATGACCGTGGCCGGGTTGCTGCCCGCCCCCCGCAGCGGCGAGCCCGTGGGACCGGGCGCGCCCGACGCCGGCCGGCCCGCCGTGCCGCCCCTGCTCACCGAACTGCCCGACGAGGACACCCTCGCCATGCGCGAGGAGGCCGAGATCGAGGCCCGGCACCGGGCGGCCGCCGACGCCGGCGACCCCCGGGCGATGAGCGCGCTCGGCACCCTGCTGCTGCGCCGCGGCGACCTCGACGCGGCGGAGCCCTACCTGCGGGGCGCCGTGCAGGACGGCGAACGCGCCGCCGCCAACAACCTCGCGTTGCTGCTGCACCAGCGCGGGCACGCGGAGGAGGCCGCCGGCTGGTGGCGGATCGCCGCCGTCGCCGGCTCCGCGCCCGCAGCCCACGCGCTCGGCCGCCACCTGCGCGAGCGCGGCGACGAGCCCGGCGCCGACTACTGGCTGCGCCAGGCCGCCGAGGCCGGCCACGCGCTGGGCGCCTACGCTCTCGCCGACCTGCTCGACCACCAGCGCGATGTCGCCGCCGAGCGCTGGTTCCGGGTCGCCGCCGAGCAGGGGCACCGCGAGGCCGCCTACCGGTTGGCGCGGATCTGCGCGGTCCGCGGCCAGGAACGCGAGGCCGAGCAGTGGTACCGCCAGGCCGCCGCCAAGCGGCACCGCCGTGCCGCACTGCGACTCGGCACGCTCCTGGAGGAGCGGGGCGAGCTCAAGGAGGCCGAGCACTGGTACCTGACGGCCGCGCGTGACGGAGAGCCGCGCGCCGCCTGCGCGCTGGGCTTCCTGCTGCGCGACGCGGGCGACGTCGACCAGGCCGCGACCTGGTGGCGGCGCGCCGCCCAGGCCGGGGAGGGCAACGCGGCGAACGCGCTGGGCGCCCTGCACGCCCAGGAGGGCGAGACGCAGACCGCCGAGCGCTGGTACCGCACCGCCATGGAGGCCGGCGACGTCAACGGCGCGTACAACCTCGGGCTGCTGTGCGCGGGCAACGGCCGCGCCGCGCAGGCCGAGCAGTGGTACCGCAAGGCCGCGTACGCCGGGCACCGCGAGGCCGCCAACGCGGTCGCGGTACTGCTGCTCCAGCGCGGGGACGCGGCCGGCGCCGAGCCGTGGTTCTCCAAGGCGGCGGAGGCCGGCAGCATCGACGCCGCCTTCAACCTCGGCATCCTGCACGCCTCCCGGGGCGAGGACGCCACCGCCCGCCGCTGGTACGAGCGGGCGGCCGCGGCCGGCCACGCCGAGGCCGCGCTCCAGGTCGCGATCGCCCTCCAGCGCGAGGGCGACCAGCACGCCGCCGAGCGCCACCTGCGCTGCGCGGCGGGCGGCGGCAGCGCCGAGGCGGCCTTCCGCCTCGGCGCGCTGCTCGACGCCCGCGAGGAGGGCCGCGCGGAGTGCGCCGAGGAGGCGGCCGAGTGGCACGAACGCGCGGCGCGCCAAGGGCACCGCCGCGCCCAGGTGCGGCTCGGCATGGGCGCGGCCAAGCGCGGCGACGTGGTCGGGGCCGCGCACTGGTACCGGCTCGCCGCCGAGGCGGGGTCGCGCAACGGCGCGTTCAACCTGGGGTTGTTGCTCGCGCGGGAGGGCAGCGAGCCCGAGGCCGCGCTGTGGTGGAGCCGCGCGGCCGAGGCCGGGCACGGGCGGGCGGCGCTGCGGATGGCGCTGCTCTCCGCCCGGCGGGGCGACCTCCCGGCCGCGCAGTCCTGGTGTGCCCGAGCGATCGACTGCGGGCCGCCGGAGGTGGCGGAGCGGGCGGCGCGGCTCACGGCGGCGGTTTCCCACGAACTCACTGCGTGA
- a CDS encoding HEAT repeat domain-containing protein, with the protein MRALLARLREAAAQGSPQTRAAAVEALGRAPAALLTLLDRYARVPDAGSPHPDRCRARPAPPGGDAPSSDLLGALVASLDPDGRVRQAAVEALATAGGPLPAAASALRAVDRVPQVAERARAALLARTAPDEVPAAVGVLLAVGGRRRAHGLLGAYRSVLAEPARRRAVRALAGHADPPVRRFGVELALDLGEYVRGDLLRTALHDTDQVCRRLCAQRLLELDPEQAGRLLWASGAGVRELAVSALPADVPATRLVAPLADRALMVRAQARWKLYQRGEPPADVYRKQVRKAARRADGVPGLLAGLATGLGECGDAADVELLAPLLPDPRAMVRRAAARAVGRLARPCELVPLLAPLANDPDPGVAREVFRALARVPDDVPPETLWIGRTRTEPAVRRLAERIGAARAAGYAQSGQSPR; encoded by the coding sequence GTGAGGGCGCTGCTGGCGCGCCTGCGCGAGGCCGCGGCACAGGGTTCGCCGCAGACCCGGGCGGCCGCCGTGGAGGCGCTGGGCCGGGCTCCCGCCGCGCTGCTCACCCTCCTGGACCGGTACGCCCGGGTCCCCGACGCCGGCTCGCCCCACCCGGACCGGTGCCGTGCGCGACCCGCACCGCCGGGAGGTGACGCGCCGTCATCCGACCTGCTCGGCGCGCTCGTCGCGTCGCTGGACCCCGACGGGCGGGTGCGGCAGGCGGCCGTCGAGGCGCTGGCCACCGCCGGGGGCCCGCTGCCCGCGGCGGCGTCGGCGCTGCGCGCGGTGGACCGCGTGCCCCAGGTCGCCGAGCGCGCGCGGGCCGCGCTGCTGGCGCGTACCGCTCCCGACGAGGTGCCCGCGGCGGTGGGCGTGCTGTTGGCGGTCGGCGGACGGCGGCGGGCGCACGGCCTGCTCGGCGCGTACCGCTCGGTGCTGGCCGAGCCGGCGCGGCGCCGGGCGGTCCGGGCGCTCGCCGGCCACGCCGATCCGCCGGTGCGCCGCTTCGGCGTCGAACTCGCCCTGGACCTGGGGGAGTACGTCCGCGGCGACCTGCTGCGCACCGCGCTGCACGACACGGACCAGGTGTGCCGCCGGCTGTGCGCGCAGCGGCTGCTGGAGCTGGACCCGGAGCAGGCGGGACGGTTGCTGTGGGCGAGCGGCGCGGGGGTGCGCGAGCTGGCGGTGTCGGCGCTGCCCGCGGACGTTCCGGCCACCCGCCTGGTGGCGCCGCTGGCGGACCGGGCCCTGATGGTGCGGGCACAGGCGCGGTGGAAGCTCTACCAGCGCGGTGAACCGCCCGCGGACGTCTACCGCAAGCAGGTACGGAAGGCGGCGAGGCGGGCGGACGGCGTGCCGGGCCTGCTGGCCGGGCTCGCCACCGGACTGGGGGAGTGCGGGGACGCCGCGGACGTGGAGCTGCTCGCCCCGTTGCTGCCGGACCCGCGCGCGATGGTGCGCAGGGCCGCGGCGCGTGCGGTGGGGCGGTTGGCGCGGCCGTGCGAACTGGTGCCGCTGCTCGCCCCGTTGGCCAACGACCCGGACCCCGGGGTGGCCCGCGAGGTGTTCCGGGCGCTGGCCCGGGTGCCGGACGACGTGCCGCCGGAGACGCTGTGGATCGGCCGTACCCGGACGGAGCCGGCGGTGCGCCGGCTGGCGGAGCGGATCGGCGCGGCGCGGGCGGCGGGCTACGCGCAGTCCGGGCAGAGCCCGCGGTAG
- a CDS encoding Fur family transcriptional regulator, whose amino-acid sequence MSDLLERLRERGWRMTAQRRVVAEVLDGDHVHLTADEVHARATARLPEISRATVYNTLGEMVSIGEIIEVATDGRAKRYDPNAHHPHQHLVCARCGTVRDVHPTGDPLAALPADERFGFTVSSAEVTYRGLCPDCA is encoded by the coding sequence ATGAGCGACCTCCTGGAACGACTGCGCGAGCGCGGTTGGCGCATGACCGCGCAGCGGCGCGTCGTGGCCGAGGTGCTCGACGGGGACCACGTCCACCTCACCGCCGACGAGGTGCACGCCCGCGCCACCGCCCGCCTGCCCGAGATCTCCCGGGCGACGGTCTACAACACCCTCGGCGAGATGGTGAGCATCGGCGAGATCATCGAGGTCGCCACCGACGGCCGCGCCAAGCGGTATGACCCGAACGCGCACCACCCGCACCAGCACCTGGTGTGCGCCCGCTGCGGCACCGTCCGCGACGTCCACCCCACCGGCGACCCGCTCGCCGCCCTGCCGGCCGACGAGCGCTTCGGCTTCACCGTCTCCTCCGCCGAGGTCACCTACCGCGGGCTCTGCCCGGACTGCGCGTAG
- a CDS encoding CBS domain-containing protein gives MLVRDAMSTVVLTIGPAHTLRQAARLMSARRVGAAIVLDPDTCGLGILTERDVLDAVGAGLDPDCEHAHDHTTTDVVFAAPAWTLEEAATAMVRGGFRHLIVLDGRDPVGVVSVRDIIRLWAPARTAVPA, from the coding sequence ATGCTGGTCCGCGACGCGATGAGCACGGTGGTGCTGACCATCGGCCCCGCCCACACCCTCCGCCAGGCCGCCCGGCTGATGTCCGCCCGCCGGGTCGGCGCGGCCATCGTCCTCGACCCCGACACCTGCGGGCTCGGCATCCTCACCGAGCGCGACGTCCTCGACGCGGTCGGCGCCGGCCTCGACCCCGACTGCGAGCACGCCCACGACCACACCACCACCGACGTCGTCTTCGCCGCGCCGGCGTGGACCCTGGAGGAGGCCGCCACCGCCATGGTGCGCGGCGGCTTCCGGCACCTGATCGTGCTGGACGGGCGCGACCCGGTGGGCGTGGTCTCCGTCCGCGACATCATCCGCCTGTGGGCGCCGGCCCGGACCGCGGTGCCGGCGTAG
- the hisN gene encoding histidinol-phosphatase yields the protein MPDYNDDLRLAHVLADAADAATMERFKAIDLKVETKPDLTPVTEADKAAEELIRGQLARARPRDAVLGEEYGSEGGGARRWIVDPIDGTKNYVRGVPVWATLISLAVRGEGGDEVVVGVVSAPALGRRWWAAKGGGAYTGRSLASATRLQVSRVGRLEDASFAYSSLHGWEEAGRLEGFLRLTRTCWRTRGYGDFWPYMMVAEGSVDICAEPELSVWDMAANDVIVREAGGRFTSLEGVSGPFGADAAASNGLLHEELLGYLGRA from the coding sequence ATGCCCGATTACAACGACGACCTGCGGCTGGCCCACGTGCTCGCCGACGCCGCCGACGCCGCCACGATGGAGCGGTTCAAGGCGATCGACCTCAAGGTGGAGACCAAGCCCGACCTGACCCCGGTGACCGAGGCGGACAAGGCCGCGGAGGAGCTGATCCGCGGCCAACTGGCCCGTGCCAGGCCGCGCGACGCGGTGCTCGGCGAGGAGTACGGCAGCGAGGGCGGCGGCGCCCGGCGGTGGATCGTCGACCCGATCGACGGCACCAAGAACTACGTGCGCGGCGTGCCGGTGTGGGCCACCCTGATCTCGCTCGCGGTGCGGGGCGAGGGCGGCGACGAGGTGGTGGTCGGCGTGGTGTCCGCACCCGCGCTCGGCCGCCGCTGGTGGGCCGCGAAGGGGGGCGGGGCCTACACCGGGCGCAGCCTGGCGTCGGCGACCAGGCTCCAGGTCTCGCGGGTCGGCCGGCTGGAGGACGCCTCGTTCGCGTACTCCTCGCTGCACGGCTGGGAGGAGGCGGGCCGGTTGGAGGGCTTCCTGCGCCTGACCCGGACCTGCTGGCGCACCCGCGGATACGGCGACTTCTGGCCGTACATGATGGTCGCCGAGGGATCGGTGGACATCTGCGCGGAGCCGGAGCTGAGCGTCTGGGACATGGCGGCGAACGACGTGATCGTGCGGGAGGCGGGTGGCCGGTTCACCTCGCTGGAGGGCGTGTCGGGGCCGTTCGGCGCCGACGCGGCGGCGTCCAACGGCCTGTTGCACGAGGAGCTTCTGGGATATCTGGGGCGCGCCTGA
- a CDS encoding TetR/AcrR family transcriptional regulator: MPTVREALLEAASTALAGRAWSEVRMVEVAAAAGVSRQTLYNEFRSKEGLARALVRREADGYLAGVDEALARAGRDGGDAGDRFAAAAGWTLDRARRSPLVRAALAGDGAPRPWLTPLPDLAGALRARTAASLAGAFPRLPAEDVAWACDTAIRLTVSYVLVPAPSDDEACARIARAGRSLLARRHR, translated from the coding sequence ATGCCCACCGTGCGCGAAGCGCTCCTCGAAGCGGCGTCCACCGCGCTGGCCGGGCGGGCGTGGAGCGAGGTCCGGATGGTCGAGGTGGCCGCCGCCGCGGGGGTCTCCCGGCAGACCCTCTACAACGAGTTCCGCAGCAAGGAGGGGCTGGCCCGCGCGCTGGTCCGGCGGGAGGCCGACGGCTACCTCGCCGGCGTCGACGAGGCGCTCGCCCGGGCCGGACGGGACGGCGGCGACGCGGGCGACCGGTTCGCCGCCGCGGCCGGCTGGACGCTGGACCGCGCCCGCCGCAGCCCGCTGGTCCGCGCCGCGCTCGCCGGCGACGGCGCCCCACGCCCCTGGCTGACCCCGCTGCCCGACCTCGCCGGCGCGCTGCGCGCCCGCACCGCCGCCAGCCTGGCCGGTGCCTTCCCCCGGCTGCCCGCCGAGGATGTCGCCTGGGCCTGTGACACCGCGATCCGGCTGACCGTCTCCTACGTCCTCGTGCCCGCCCCGAGCGACGACGAGGCGTGCGCGCGGATCGCGCGGGCAGGGCGCAGCCTGCTGGCCCGGCGCCACCGCTGA
- a CDS encoding DMT family transporter translates to MPWLLVVVAGLFETGFAVCLKLSHGFTRLWPTVAFCLFALGSFGLLTLSLKRLDVGPAYAVWTGIGAAGTAIYGMAFLGDLVSALKLVSISLVILGVIGLQISGSSH, encoded by the coding sequence ATGCCCTGGCTTCTCGTGGTGGTCGCGGGGCTCTTCGAGACGGGGTTCGCGGTGTGCCTGAAGCTGTCGCACGGCTTCACCAGGCTGTGGCCGACGGTGGCCTTCTGCCTGTTCGCGCTCGGCTCGTTCGGCCTGCTGACCCTCTCGCTGAAGCGCCTCGACGTCGGCCCGGCGTACGCCGTCTGGACCGGCATCGGGGCGGCCGGCACCGCGATCTACGGCATGGCCTTCCTCGGCGACCTGGTCTCCGCCCTCAAGCTGGTGTCGATCTCGCTGGTGATCCTCGGTGTGATCGGGCTCCAGATCTCCGGTTCGTCGCACTGA
- the rsgA gene encoding ribosome small subunit-dependent GTPase A, with the protein MRRYGKNPDEDDIRVRPNSRGTRPRTSIRPKHEDAAEGMVLTVDRGRLTVLVEDREVTAMKARELGRKSAVVGDRVAVVGDLSGAKDTLARIVRVEKRTSVLRRTADDTDPYERVVVANADQLAIVTALADPEPRPRMIDRCLVAAYDAGLTPLLVLTKSDLAPAGPLLETYGALDAPYVVTSRDDFLAGGVDQVRERLAGHVTALVGHSGVGKTTLVNALVERQRTTGVVNAVTGRGRHTTTSALALPLPDDSGWVIDTPGVRSFGLAHIDPSRVVQAFPDLVPGTEDCPRACSHDEPDCALDAWVAAGHAEPARLDSLRRLLATRERHEGD; encoded by the coding sequence ATGCGCCGCTACGGCAAGAACCCCGACGAGGACGACATCCGGGTCCGCCCGAACAGCCGGGGCACCCGCCCGCGCACCTCGATCCGCCCCAAGCACGAGGACGCCGCCGAGGGCATGGTGCTGACCGTGGACCGCGGCCGGCTCACCGTGCTGGTCGAGGACCGCGAGGTCACGGCGATGAAGGCGCGCGAACTGGGCCGCAAGTCCGCGGTGGTCGGCGACCGGGTGGCCGTGGTCGGCGACCTGTCGGGCGCCAAGGACACCCTGGCCCGGATCGTCCGGGTGGAGAAGCGCACCTCGGTGCTGCGCCGCACCGCCGACGACACCGACCCGTACGAGCGGGTCGTGGTCGCCAACGCCGACCAGCTCGCCATCGTCACCGCGCTCGCCGACCCCGAGCCGCGCCCGCGGATGATCGACCGCTGCCTGGTCGCCGCCTACGACGCGGGGCTCACCCCGCTGCTGGTGCTCACCAAGTCCGACCTTGCGCCGGCCGGTCCGCTGCTGGAGACGTACGGCGCGCTCGACGCGCCCTACGTCGTCACCAGCCGGGACGACTTCCTGGCCGGCGGGGTGGACCAGGTCCGGGAGCGGCTGGCCGGCCACGTCACCGCGCTGGTCGGCCACAGCGGGGTCGGCAAGACCACGCTGGTCAACGCGCTGGTCGAACGGCAGCGGACCACCGGCGTGGTCAACGCCGTCACCGGCCGCGGCCGGCACACCACCACCTCGGCGCTCGCACTGCCGCTGCCGGACGACTCCGGATGGGTGATCGACACCCCCGGGGTGCGGTCCTTCGGCCTGGCGCACATCGATCCGTCGCGGGTGGTCCAGGCGTTCCCCGACCTGGTGCCGGGCACCGAGGACTGCCCGCGCGCCTGCTCGCACGACGAGCCGGACTGCGCGCTGGACGCGTGGGTGGCGGCGGGCCACGCCGAGCCCGCCCGGCTGGACTCGCTGCGCCGGCTGCTGGCGACGCGCGAGCGGCACGAGGGCGACTGA